In Microbacterium galbinum, a single window of DNA contains:
- a CDS encoding ABC transporter substrate-binding protein produces the protein MRVSKITGVVAGVATATLLAGCSAGGGSTAEGDQSITVWLYPVIADEAVHKDFWDSTIEAFEAENDGIDVNYEIFPWANRDESLQTAIAAGKGPDVVYLIPDQLSAYQSSIAPLNDLLSEQRQDDLLPNVKESVTIDGDILGAPILTSAQPLICNAAAFEAAGVTEYPETWDDIIDIAPEFTAADMYVLNYPASAENTLNLTFYPLLWQAGGQVYDDGEVGFDSKAGEEALTFITDLAEAGALDPEALTTNVPLEQTAIAQGKVACTWNNGVTEVAPFWGEENVKVLAPLTDEKSVAYGTAGSLSVLKGSKAQDAAAKFAEYATSAEVVEPYLTAAGYFSALSTTEPLYADDPLLGEVEKYVPDTTVGELNESSRALMGVLAPEIQAALLGQKSPADALKDAATAAAPLIK, from the coding sequence ATGCGCGTCAGCAAGATCACCGGCGTCGTCGCGGGAGTCGCGACCGCCACCCTGTTGGCCGGATGTTCGGCCGGCGGAGGAAGCACCGCTGAAGGAGACCAGAGCATCACGGTCTGGCTCTACCCGGTCATCGCCGACGAGGCGGTGCACAAGGACTTCTGGGACTCGACGATCGAGGCCTTCGAGGCCGAGAACGACGGCATCGACGTGAACTACGAGATCTTCCCGTGGGCCAACCGCGACGAGTCCCTGCAGACGGCGATCGCCGCGGGCAAGGGTCCGGACGTGGTCTACCTCATCCCCGACCAGCTGTCGGCGTACCAGTCGTCGATCGCCCCGCTCAACGACCTGCTCAGCGAGCAGCGGCAGGACGACCTGCTCCCCAACGTCAAGGAGTCCGTCACGATCGACGGCGACATCCTCGGGGCGCCGATCCTGACCAGCGCCCAGCCGCTCATCTGCAACGCCGCCGCCTTCGAGGCCGCGGGCGTGACCGAGTACCCCGAGACCTGGGACGACATCATCGACATCGCGCCGGAGTTCACGGCGGCCGACATGTACGTGCTGAACTACCCGGCGTCGGCGGAGAACACCCTCAACCTCACCTTCTACCCGCTGCTCTGGCAGGCCGGGGGACAGGTCTACGACGACGGCGAAGTCGGCTTCGACAGCAAGGCCGGCGAAGAGGCGCTCACCTTCATCACCGATCTGGCCGAGGCGGGGGCCCTCGACCCCGAGGCGCTCACCACCAACGTGCCGCTCGAGCAGACCGCGATCGCTCAGGGCAAGGTCGCCTGCACCTGGAACAACGGCGTGACCGAGGTCGCTCCGTTCTGGGGCGAGGAGAACGTCAAGGTGCTCGCTCCGCTCACCGATGAGAAGTCGGTGGCCTACGGCACGGCCGGTTCGCTCTCGGTGCTCAAGGGATCGAAGGCGCAGGATGCCGCGGCGAAGTTCGCCGAGTACGCCACCAGCGCCGAGGTCGTCGAGCCCTACCTCACCGCCGCCGGGTACTTCTCGGCGCTCAGCACCACCGAGCCGCTCTACGCCGACGACCCGCTCCTCGGCGAGGTCGAGAAGTACGTGCCCGACACGACGGTGGGCGAGCTGAACGAGAGCTCGCGTGCGCTCATGGGCGTGCTCGCCCCCGAGATCCAGGCGGCGCTGCTGGGTCAGAAGTCCCCGGCCGACGCGCTGAAGGATGCCGCGACCGCCGCGGCCCCGCTCATCAAGTAG
- a CDS encoding ROK family transcriptional regulator yields the protein MGVSGQLSIVARSALQLRDGGPSTVNDLSRSLEISRTSVENAVSVLSDSGLIVDAPVASVGGAGRPARHYSFHAEAGTVVGVDIGVASVRVLLSDLAGRVIAQRSFPGVEAHPDGAAKLAAVIDDVRQTLGGASVASSRVRAIGVSLPGLVDDAGRVVLSVVIPEWSGADIGAQLRQAFGCPVSVDNGVRLAAVAEHHLGVAQLVDDVIYLSVGNRISMGLILGGRPRRGIHNAAGDIGRLAFRGLNTETGQISWRTAPTAAEVFAAARAGDRAAQDELDDFIEELAHGIATLTMTVDPAMIVIGGGLSAAHEQLLDPLRQALPRHLGLPFQVPLAEARLGGEAAAHGAVVHAFQRHAADIYGIDDMPVPPITPLPHDTASPTPEETK from the coding sequence ATGGGCGTGTCAGGCCAGCTGTCGATCGTCGCGCGATCCGCGCTGCAGCTCCGCGATGGCGGGCCCTCGACGGTCAACGACCTCTCCCGGTCGCTCGAGATCTCGCGCACCTCGGTCGAGAACGCCGTGTCGGTGCTGAGCGATTCGGGGCTGATCGTCGACGCCCCCGTCGCGAGCGTCGGCGGAGCCGGCCGCCCCGCGCGGCACTACTCGTTCCACGCCGAGGCGGGCACCGTCGTCGGAGTCGACATCGGCGTCGCGAGCGTGCGCGTGCTCCTCTCCGACCTCGCCGGCCGCGTGATCGCCCAGCGCAGCTTCCCCGGGGTCGAAGCGCACCCCGACGGCGCCGCCAAGCTCGCGGCCGTGATCGACGACGTGCGGCAGACACTGGGCGGAGCATCCGTCGCCTCGTCCCGCGTGCGGGCCATCGGCGTCTCGCTCCCCGGTCTGGTCGACGACGCCGGCCGCGTGGTGCTCTCGGTCGTGATCCCCGAGTGGTCGGGGGCCGACATCGGTGCGCAGCTGCGTCAGGCGTTCGGCTGCCCCGTCTCGGTCGACAACGGCGTGCGACTCGCCGCGGTCGCCGAGCACCACCTCGGGGTGGCACAGCTCGTCGACGACGTCATCTACCTCTCGGTGGGTAACCGCATCTCGATGGGACTCATCCTCGGCGGGCGCCCGCGGCGCGGCATCCACAACGCCGCCGGCGACATCGGCCGCCTCGCCTTCCGCGGCCTCAACACCGAGACCGGGCAGATCTCGTGGCGCACCGCCCCGACGGCCGCGGAGGTGTTCGCCGCCGCGCGGGCCGGGGACCGTGCCGCGCAGGACGAGCTGGACGACTTCATCGAGGAACTCGCGCACGGCATCGCGACCCTCACGATGACCGTCGACCCCGCCATGATCGTGATCGGCGGCGGTCTGTCGGCGGCGCACGAGCAGCTGCTCGATCCACTGCGCCAGGCGCTCCCCCGGCATCTGGGACTGCCGTTCCAGGTGCCCCTCGCCGAAGCGCGCCTCGGCGGCGAGGCCGCGGCGCACGGCGCGGTCGTGCACGCCTTCCAGCGGCACGCCGCCGACATCTACGGCATCGACGACATGCCGGTGCCGCCCATCACCCCGCTGCCGCACGACACGGCATCCCCCACCCCCGAGGAGACGAAGTGA
- a CDS encoding Gfo/Idh/MocA family protein produces the protein MSTLKVGLIGAGGISRVHADAWRALGAQGYVTSLAGAEEIAEEYGFELVADVDALIDLVDLVDIVTPSSTHADFALRAIAAGRDVVCEKPLAATSIDAARVTDAAAAAGVRLFPAHVVRYMGEYAQIKAAVDAGRIGTLAVQRFSRAGAAPQSPWFFSESAGGGLIRDLMIHDIDQALWFAGDVSQVFAVQNPPTIDDRVPAPVTSHIVLTHANGVISHIHGSWVAPGIPFRTSVEVAGSEGRLRYDSAEDRTLRTDAAALPGATDYLPPMSPQDSPYYAEIADFVAALREGREARVTPADGIRAVAVAEAAIASITAGTPVSPIPSPTEEVVR, from the coding sequence GTGAGCACCCTGAAGGTCGGACTCATCGGAGCCGGCGGCATCTCGCGCGTGCACGCCGACGCCTGGAGGGCGCTGGGCGCACAGGGCTACGTGACCTCGCTGGCGGGTGCCGAGGAGATCGCCGAGGAGTACGGGTTCGAGCTCGTCGCCGATGTCGACGCGCTGATCGACCTGGTCGACCTCGTCGACATCGTGACTCCCAGCAGCACGCACGCCGACTTCGCGCTGCGCGCCATCGCCGCCGGCCGCGACGTCGTCTGCGAGAAGCCGCTGGCGGCGACGTCGATCGACGCCGCACGGGTGACGGATGCCGCGGCCGCCGCGGGTGTGCGCCTCTTCCCCGCGCACGTCGTGCGTTACATGGGCGAGTACGCGCAGATCAAGGCCGCCGTCGACGCGGGGCGCATCGGAACTCTCGCCGTGCAGCGGTTCAGCCGGGCCGGTGCCGCGCCGCAGTCGCCGTGGTTCTTCTCCGAGAGCGCGGGAGGCGGGTTGATCCGCGACCTCATGATCCACGACATCGACCAGGCCCTGTGGTTCGCGGGAGACGTGTCGCAGGTGTTCGCGGTGCAGAACCCGCCGACGATCGACGACCGCGTGCCCGCTCCCGTCACCTCGCACATCGTGCTGACGCACGCGAACGGGGTCATCAGCCACATCCACGGCAGCTGGGTCGCGCCCGGCATCCCGTTCCGTACGAGCGTCGAGGTCGCGGGCTCCGAAGGACGCCTGCGATACGACAGCGCCGAGGACCGCACGCTGCGCACGGATGCCGCAGCCCTCCCCGGTGCCACCGACTACCTGCCGCCGATGTCGCCGCAGGACAGCCCGTACTACGCCGAGATCGCCGATTTCGTGGCAGCGCTGCGCGAAGGGCGGGAGGCGCGGGTGACACCGGCCGACGGCATCCGCGCGGTCGCCGTCGCCGAGGCGGCAATCGCGTCGATCACCGCCGGGACGCCCGTCTCCCCCATTCCCTCGCCGACCGAGGAGGTCGTCCGATGA
- a CDS encoding Gfo/Idh/MocA family protein: protein MTTPLRIAVLSFAHTHALSYVHALSAMPGIELIATDPDGAAAPDDAPRGAALAAELGVAYVETYDEAFAWKPDAVVVAAENSRHRALVERAAAEGVHVLCEKPLATTVEDAVAMRTACDDAGVILMVAYPVRFAPAVRDAIAELRSGRLGRVLGVTGINNGKLPQDRAWFTDPSLAGGGALVDHVVHCADLLDDLLGERAASVRAVSNGILHGQRDLAVETGGLVTLQYPSGVIATIDCSWSWPMSSATWGGLTLQVVAERGTVTVSPFAKGVAGHDAAGETWDPIGADLDALLLEEFVASVRAGRQPQPDAGVGIRTVEIVKAAQASAARAGEVVTL from the coding sequence ATGACCACGCCCCTGCGGATCGCCGTGCTGTCGTTCGCGCATACGCACGCCCTCAGCTACGTGCACGCCCTGTCGGCGATGCCCGGCATCGAGCTGATCGCGACCGACCCCGACGGGGCAGCGGCGCCGGATGACGCGCCGCGCGGGGCCGCACTGGCCGCCGAGCTCGGCGTCGCGTACGTCGAGACTTACGACGAGGCGTTCGCCTGGAAGCCGGATGCCGTCGTCGTCGCGGCCGAGAACTCCCGGCACCGGGCGCTGGTCGAGCGCGCCGCCGCCGAAGGAGTGCACGTGCTGTGCGAGAAGCCGCTCGCGACGACGGTCGAGGATGCCGTCGCGATGCGCACCGCCTGCGACGACGCCGGAGTGATCCTGATGGTCGCCTACCCCGTGCGCTTCGCGCCCGCCGTGCGCGACGCGATCGCCGAGCTGCGCAGCGGACGCCTCGGCCGGGTGCTCGGTGTCACCGGCATCAACAACGGCAAGCTGCCGCAGGATCGCGCGTGGTTCACCGACCCGTCGCTGGCCGGCGGCGGGGCTCTCGTCGACCACGTCGTGCACTGCGCCGATCTGCTCGACGACCTTCTGGGTGAGCGCGCCGCGTCGGTGAGGGCCGTGTCGAACGGCATCCTGCACGGCCAGCGCGACCTCGCCGTCGAGACCGGAGGGCTCGTGACCCTGCAGTACCCGAGCGGCGTCATCGCCACGATCGACTGCTCGTGGAGCTGGCCGATGAGTTCGGCGACCTGGGGCGGACTCACCCTGCAGGTCGTCGCCGAGCGCGGCACCGTCACCGTCAGCCCGTTCGCGAAGGGTGTGGCCGGTCACGACGCCGCGGGCGAGACCTGGGACCCGATCGGCGCCGATCTCGACGCCCTGCTGCTCGAGGAGTTCGTCGCGTCCGTGCGCGCCGGGCGTCAGCCGCAACCCGACGCCGGTGTCGGCATCCGCACCGTCGAGATCGTGAAGGCCGCCCAGGCCTCCGCCGCTCGCGCGGGCGAGGTCGTCACCCTGTAG
- the corA gene encoding magnesium/cobalt transporter CorA: MALIDNGVYVHGRRVETPQNLDETYRILDSVGGIAWIGLYRPSPEEVASVAREFDLHPLAVEDALSGHQRSKVERYGDTLFAVLRPARYRDEQESVEFGELHLFVGPDFVVTIRHAESPDLAAVRRRMEAHPELLAMGPEAVLYAILDEVVDEYEPIVAGLENDIDEIEDQLFGDSDDDALSRRIYELSREVINFQRAVHPLTGMLEWLRRGSDKYRIDEELQRSLRDVLDHTIRVNERVDSFRAILENALRVHSALVARRQTDTSIAQNDEIKKISSWAAIIFAPTLVGTVYGMNFEVMPELHWAFGYPLALGAMAAFAIGLFGIFKYKRWL; encoded by the coding sequence ATGGCCCTGATCGACAACGGCGTGTACGTCCACGGACGTCGCGTGGAGACCCCCCAGAACCTCGACGAGACCTACCGCATCCTCGACTCCGTCGGTGGCATCGCGTGGATCGGCCTCTACCGACCGAGCCCCGAAGAGGTCGCCTCGGTCGCGCGCGAGTTCGATCTGCATCCGCTCGCCGTCGAAGACGCGCTCTCGGGCCACCAGCGCTCCAAGGTCGAGCGCTACGGCGACACGCTCTTCGCGGTGCTGCGGCCGGCGCGCTACCGCGACGAGCAGGAGTCCGTCGAGTTCGGCGAGCTGCACCTGTTCGTCGGCCCCGACTTCGTGGTGACGATTCGCCATGCCGAGTCGCCCGACCTCGCGGCCGTGCGGCGGCGGATGGAGGCGCACCCGGAGCTGCTCGCGATGGGACCCGAAGCCGTGCTCTACGCGATCCTGGACGAGGTCGTCGACGAGTACGAGCCGATCGTCGCAGGGCTCGAGAACGACATCGACGAGATCGAGGACCAGCTCTTCGGCGACAGCGACGACGACGCGCTCTCCCGGCGTATCTACGAGCTCTCGCGCGAGGTCATCAACTTCCAGCGGGCGGTGCACCCGCTCACCGGCATGCTCGAGTGGCTGCGCCGAGGGTCCGACAAGTACCGCATCGACGAGGAACTGCAGCGGTCGCTGCGCGACGTGCTCGACCACACGATCCGCGTGAACGAGCGGGTCGACTCGTTCCGCGCGATCCTCGAGAACGCCCTGCGCGTGCACTCCGCCCTCGTCGCGCGGCGCCAGACCGACACGAGCATCGCCCAGAACGACGAGATCAAGAAGATCTCCTCGTGGGCGGCGATCATCTTCGCCCCGACTCTCGTCGGCACCGTCTACGGCATGAACTTCGAGGTCATGCCCGAGCTGCACTGGGCGTTCGGCTACCCGCTCGCTCTCGGCGCAATGGCGGCGTTCGCGATCGGTCTCTTCGGGATCTTCAAGTACAAGCGCTGGCTCTGA
- a CDS encoding SGNH/GDSL hydrolase family protein — MSDTTAPTAASDLARLADLLAGGDPLTWVITGDSITHGLVFTQGGRSYTEHLHELVRGELERVRDIVVNSAISGHRIVDILGDFERRVSSWRPDVVTLMIGTNDLSTGGPQPVVSPEEYAASLREFVARVRALGAIAVLQTPPPIDVANAPERARVAEFADAVRQVAASEDVILVDQYARLIELGAGGIPWGLMGDPFHPNAAGHAALALEIATVLGIRPKPERSRTLPLLEAQVGAARIYS; from the coding sequence GTGTCCGACACCACCGCCCCCACCGCCGCGTCCGATCTCGCCCGCCTCGCCGACCTGCTCGCGGGCGGCGACCCGCTGACCTGGGTGATCACCGGAGACTCGATCACCCACGGCCTCGTCTTCACGCAGGGCGGCCGCAGCTACACCGAGCACCTGCACGAACTCGTTCGCGGTGAGCTCGAGCGGGTGCGCGACATCGTCGTGAACTCGGCGATCAGCGGGCATCGGATCGTCGACATCCTCGGAGACTTCGAGCGCCGGGTGTCGTCGTGGCGGCCCGACGTCGTGACGCTGATGATCGGCACGAACGACCTCTCGACCGGTGGACCGCAGCCGGTCGTCTCGCCCGAGGAGTATGCCGCCTCGCTGCGCGAGTTCGTCGCACGGGTGCGGGCGCTCGGCGCGATCGCGGTGCTGCAGACCCCGCCGCCGATCGACGTCGCCAACGCCCCGGAGCGCGCCCGTGTCGCCGAATTCGCGGATGCCGTGCGGCAGGTCGCCGCGAGCGAAGACGTCATCCTCGTCGATCAGTACGCCCGGCTCATCGAGCTCGGCGCCGGCGGAATCCCGTGGGGGCTGATGGGCGACCCGTTCCACCCGAACGCGGCCGGGCACGCCGCCCTCGCGCTCGAGATCGCGACGGTGCTCGGCATCCGCCCGAAGCCGGAGCGCTCACGCACGCTGCCGCTGCTCGAGGCGCAGGTCGGCGCGGCGCGCATCTACAGCTGA
- a CDS encoding cytochrome C5 produces the protein MTTALDELLAAVIESGHLDEPVAEDGIVHGRAHLEAAGTDVTVNIDPEIEDGDADAEADVDELVAGVERILSITEKRWRAIVDEAASDIEEAVGESEVSERIDLRDDMEAASVVVFADAVLVSFDAPRQFPDSRILVQLDEELEVDGVEVAEDDGVETISFASGDALLDHISRDDA, from the coding sequence ATGACCACTGCACTCGACGAACTCCTGGCCGCCGTCATCGAGAGCGGCCACCTCGACGAACCGGTCGCCGAGGACGGCATCGTGCACGGCCGCGCCCACCTCGAGGCCGCCGGCACCGACGTCACCGTCAACATCGACCCCGAGATCGAAGACGGCGATGCGGATGCCGAGGCCGACGTCGACGAGCTGGTCGCGGGAGTCGAGCGCATCCTGTCGATCACCGAGAAGCGCTGGCGGGCCATCGTCGACGAGGCCGCGTCCGACATCGAGGAGGCCGTCGGCGAGTCCGAGGTCAGCGAGCGCATCGACCTGCGCGATGACATGGAGGCTGCGTCGGTCGTCGTCTTCGCGGATGCCGTGCTCGTGTCGTTCGATGCCCCGCGGCAGTTCCCCGACTCGCGCATCCTCGTGCAGCTCGACGAGGAACTCGAGGTCGACGGCGTCGAGGTCGCCGAAGACGACGGGGTCGAGACGATCTCCTTCGCCTCGGGCGACGCGCTGCTCGACCACATCAGCCGCGACGACGCCTAA